CTGATGCTCCGAAACCAAGGTGAGGTAACCTTCCTCTATGGCCGACGCCGTGGCAGGGGAGAGGCTGAAGCCCGCTGTGAAGATCTCTCCCGGCTTGACCCCTGCTGCCCTGAGGTAGTTGCCGACCTGGGAGGTTAGTGCCCCGTGGTCCATTATCATGAGCTTACAGTCTGGGTTGCTGGAGAGGTAACCGGTGATGATAGGGGTCCCGAGGGCGGTGTCTTTGTCCACCTCCGGCGAGATCTCCAGGTAGTCAACCTTGAGCCCTGCGTCCTCCAAGGTCTTTATGATGGCCCTAGCCCTTCTGCCACGGTTTTCCAGCCTCTTCAGTCCCCATACGAAGGCTCGGTCTCCCTCTTTGAAGTCCCCTCTACGGAGGACTTCCTTTGCCAGGTCCTCTCCCTGCTTCCAGCCGTCGGGGCCGATGTAGCCGAAACCTTTGGACTGGAACATGGGCTGAAGCCTGGGCAGCTCTGTGTCTATGGCTGTTACCACGATACCTCTGTCGATGGCTTCCCTGACGAGGGGCTCGTAGGCGTCGTCGCCGGGGGAGCCGTAGATTACCATGCCGTCTGGGTTCATCGCCAGGCCGTTTTTAAAGTTCTCTATCATTTTCTCGGGACTCCAGTCGGAGTAGACCAAGGTCAGCTCGCAGCCTAAATCGGTGGCGGCCTGCTTGGCTCCGTTGGCCACTATGGTGTTGTAGGGGCCTCCTACCGGGCCGCCGCTGTCGAACCAGACCTTCATGCCCTCTCCGCTGGATCCCTGTGCCATGGCGGATCCCGCCATGATCGCACAGGCTGCCAGGCTTGCCGCTATAACGGATAGCTTTTTCATGTTCTAACTCGCTCCTCTCTCGCCCTTTAGGGCTTTTTTTAGATCATCTCCAGGAAAGCGCTGATCCTGGTGGATATCTGTCCTACGTCGCTCTTTGAGTAGTCCGTCTCTATTGAGAGGTATGGCCGTCC
The uncultured Dethiosulfovibrio sp. genome window above contains:
- a CDS encoding substrate-binding domain-containing protein — translated: MKKLSVIAASLAACAIMAGSAMAQGSSGEGMKVWFDSGGPVGGPYNTIVANGAKQAATDLGCELTLVYSDWSPEKMIENFKNGLAMNPDGMVIYGSPGDDAYEPLVREAIDRGIVVTAIDTELPRLQPMFQSKGFGYIGPDGWKQGEDLAKEVLRRGDFKEGDRAFVWGLKRLENRGRRARAIIKTLEDAGLKVDYLEISPEVDKDTALGTPIITGYLSSNPDCKLMIMDHGALTSQVGNYLRAAGVKPGEIFTAGFSLSPATASAIEEGYLTLVSEHQPYLLGYLSVLQVVQTKKYGFGGLVVDTGGGFVSAENVEKIAPLAAQGIR